One segment of Nomascus leucogenys isolate Asia chromosome 20, Asia_NLE_v1, whole genome shotgun sequence DNA contains the following:
- the MAP3K19 gene encoding mitogen-activated protein kinase kinase kinase 19 isoform X2 has translation MSSMPKPERHAESLLDICHDTNSSPTDMMTVTKNQNIILQSISSSEEFNQDGDCSHSTLVNEVEDPSGGRQDWQPRTEEFSTSHMKYSGRSIEFLLPPLSLLPTRSGVLTIPQNHKFPKEKERNIPSLTSFVPKLSVSFRQSDELSPSNKPPGALVKLLMDPTLRSSDGFIWSRNMCSFPKTNRHRQCLEMEENWKSKEIEECNKIEITHFEKGQSLVSFENLKEGNIPADREEDIDRHGSKTRKPEEENSQYLSSRKNESSVAKNYEQDPEIVCTIPSKFQETQHSEITPSQDEEMRNNKAASKRASLHKNEAMEPNNILEEYTVLKCLSSVVFDDPIDKLSEGHSSMETNIKISIAERAKPEMNGMVPLIHITFPVDGSPKEPAIAKPSLQKRKGTIHNNHSVNIPVHQENDKHKMNSHRSKLDSKTKTSKKTPQNFMISTEGPIKPTMLKTSRKTQIFPALGLVDPRPWQLPRFQKKMPQIAKKQSTHQTQKPKKQSFPCICKNPGIQKSCVPLSVQPTEPRLNYLDLKYSDMFNEINSTANGPGIYEMFGTPVYCHMRETERDENKYYHEICSAPSGRCITNKCRSSRSERKSNIRTRLSQKKTHMKPPKTSFGIKQEHKVLISKEKSSKAIHSNLHDIENGDGISEPDWQIKSSGNEFLSSKDEIHPMNLAQTLEQSMKQNEFPPVSDLSIVEEVSMEESAGDRDISNNEILTTSLRDLQELEELHHQIPFIPSENSWAVPSEKNSNKYVQQEKQNIASLSKVNASRILTNDLEFDSVSDQSKTLTNFSFQEKQESASSQTYQYWVHYLDHDSLANKSITYQMFRKTLSGTNSISQGILDSVNNEELTDELLGCLAAELLALDEKDNNSCQKMANETDPENLNLVLSRRGSTPKEMGRETTKVKIQRHSSGLRIYDREEKFLISNEKKIFSENSLKSEEPILWTKGEILGKGAYGTVYCGLTSQGQLIAVKQVALDTSDKLATEKEYRKLQEEVDLLKALKHVNIVAYLGTCLQENTVSIFMEFVPGGSISSIINRFGPLPEIVFCKYTKQILQGVAFLHENCVVHRDIKGNNVMLMPTGIIKLIDFGCAKRLAWAGLNGTHSDMLKSMHGTPYWMAPEVINESGYGRKSDIWSIGCTVFEMATGKTPLASMDRMAAMFYIGAHRGLMPPLPDHFSENAADFVRMCLTRDQHERPSALQLLKHSFLERSH, from the exons GAGTTCAACCAAGATGGTGACTGCAGTCATTCCACACTGGTTAATGAAGTAGAAGATCCCAGTGGTGGTAGACAGGACTGGCAACCCAGGACAGAAG aGTTTTCGACCTCTCATATGAAGTACAGTGGCCGAAGCATCGAG ttcCTTCTGCCACCACTGTCACTCTTGCCCACGCGATCTGGTGTCCTTACTATCCCCCAAAATCACAAgtttccaaaggaaaaagaaagaaacattccaAGCCTCACATCTTTTGTGCCTAAGCTCTCAGTCTCTTTTCGTCAATCTGATGAGCTTAGCCCATCAAACAAGCCTCCGGGAGCCCTAGTTAAGTTGTTGATGGATCCGACTCTCAGGTCTTCTGATGGCTTCATTTGGTCAAGAAACATGTGCTCTTTTCCTAAGACTAACCGTCACAGACAATGCCTGGAGATGGAGGAGAACTGGAAATCCAAGGAAATAGAAGAATGTAACAAAATTGAAATCACTCACTTTGAAAAAGGGCAGTCTTTGGTGTCTTTTGAGAATTTGAAGGAAGGCAATATTCCTGCAGATAGGGAAGAGGATATTGACCGCCATGGCAGTAAAACACGAAAACCTGAAGAAGAGAACTCTCAATATCTTTCATCGAGAAAGAATGAGAGTTCAGTAGCCAAAAACTATGAACAAGATCCAGAAATAGTATGTACCATTCCAAGCAAGTTCCAAGAAACCCAGCATTCAGAAATAACTCCAAGCCAGGATGAAGAGATGAGAAATAATAAAGCTGCTTCAAAAAGAGCTTCATTACATAAAAATGAAGCAATGGAACCAAACAATATTTTAGAAGAGTATACTGTACTTAAATGCTTGTCCAGTGTAGTCTTTGATGACCCCATTGATAAACTCTCAGAAGGTCATAGCAGCATGgagacaaacataaaaatatcaatagcAGAAAGAGCCAAACCAGAAATGAATGGGATGGTGCCTCTTATCCACATCACCTTCCCCGTGGATGGAAGCCCCAAGGAACCAGCGATAGCCAAACCAAGCCTCCAAAAAAGAAAGGGAACCATTCATAACAACCATAGTGTCAACATACCTGTACACCAAGAAAATGACAAGCATAAGATGAATTCCCATAGGAGCAAGTTGGATTCAAAGACCAAGACAAGTAAGAAGACACCTCAGAATTTCATGATTTCTACTGAAGGTCCCATTAAGCCTACCATGCTTAAAACCAGCAGAAAGACACAAATTTTCCCGGCTTTGGGACTTGTTGACCCCAGGCCTTGGCAATTGCCCAGGTTTCAAAAGAAAATGCCACAGATAGCAAAGAAGCAATCAACTCACCAGACCCAGAAACCTAAAAAGCAATCATTTCCTTGCATCTGTAAAAATCCAGGAATACAAAAGTCATGTGTTCCTCTCTCTGTTCAACCGACAGAGCCAAGACTAAATTACCTAGATCTTAAGTATAGTGATATGTTCAATGAAATCAATTCAACTGCTAATGGACCTGGAATCTATGAAATGTTTGGGACCCCTGTTTATTGTCATATGCGAGAGACTGAAAGGGATGAAAACAAATATTACCATGAGATATGTTCGGCTCCATCAGGCAGATGTATCACCAATAAATGTCGATCTTCACGCAGTGAGAGGAAGAGCAATATTAGAACAAgactttctcagaaaaaaacacatatgaAACCCCCAAAGACTTCATTTGGCATTAAACAAGAGCACAAAGTCttgatttctaaagaaaagagttCCAAGGCTATACATAGCAACCTACATGACATTGAAAATGGTGATGGTATTTCAGAACCAGACTGGCAGATAAAGTCTTCAGGAAATGAGTTTCTATCTTCCAAAGATGAAATTCATCCCATGAACTTGGCTCAGACACTTGAGCAGTCCATGAAACAGAATGAATTCCCTCCTGTCTCAGATTTATCCATTGTTGAAGAAGTTTCTATGGAAGAGTCTGCTGGTGATAGAGACATTTCTAACAATGAAATACTCACCACAAGCCTCAGAGATCTGCAAGAACTTGAAGAGCTACATCACCAGATCCCATTTATCCCTTCAGAAAACAGCTGGGCAGTGCCCAGTGAGAAGAATTCTAACAAGTATGTACAGCAAGAAAAGCAGAATATAGCATCTCTTAGTAAAGTAAATGCCAGCCGAATTTTAACTAATGATCTAGAGTTTGATAGTGTTTCAGATCAGTCTAAAACACTTACAAATTTCTCTTtccaagaaaaacaagaaagtgcATCTTCCCAGACATATCAATATTGGGTACATTATTTGGATCATGATAGTTTAGCAAATAAGTCAATCACATATCAAATGTTTAGAAAAACCTTAAGTGGCACAAATTCAATTTCCCAAGGAATTCTGGACTCTGTAAATAATGAAGAATTGACAGATGAACTATTAGGTTGTCTAGCTGCAGAATTATTAGCTCTTGATGAGAAAGATAACAACTCTTGCCAAAAAATGGCAAATGAAACAGATCCTGAAAACCTAAATCTTGTCCTCAGTCGGAGAGGAAGTACCCCAAAAGAAATGGGCAGAGAgacaacaaaagtcaaaatacag AGGCATAGTAGTGGGCTCAGGATATATGACAGGGAGGAGAAATTTCTCATCTCAAATGAAAAGaagatattttctgaaaatagttTAAAGTCTGAAGAACCTATCCTATGGACCAAGGGTGAGATTCTTGGAAAGGGAGCCTACGGCACA GTATACTGTGGTCTCACTAGCCAAGGGCAGCTAATAGCTGTAAAACAGGTGGCTTTGGATACCTCTGATAAATTAGCTACTGAAAAGGAATACCGGAAACTACAGGAAGAAGTAGATTTGCTCAAAGCACTGAAACATGTCAACATTGTGGCCTATTTGGGGACATGCTTGCAAGAGAACACTGTAAGCATTTTCATGGAGTTTGTTCCTGGTGGCTCAATCTCTAGTATTATAAACCGTTTTGGGCCATTGCCTGAGATAGTGTTCTGTAAATATACGAAACAAATTCTGCAAGGTGTTGCTTTCCTTCATGAGAACTGTGTGGTACATCGCGATATCAAAGGAAATAATGTTATGCTCATGCCAACTGGAATAATAAAGCTGATTGACTTTGGCTGTGCCAAGCGTTTGGCCTGGGCAGGTTTAAATGGCACCCACAGTGACATGCTTAAGTCCATGCATGGGACTCCATATTGGATGGCCCCAGAAGTCATCAATGAGTCTGGCTATGGACGGAAATCAGATATCTGGAGCATTGGTTGTACTGTGTTTGAGATGGCTACAGGGAAGACTCCACTGGCTTCCATGGACAGGATGGCCGCCATGTTTTACATCGGAGCACACCGAGGGCTGATGCCTCCTTTACCAGACCACTTCTCAGAAAATGCAGCAGACTTTGTGCGCATGTGCCTGACCAG
- the MAP3K19 gene encoding mitogen-activated protein kinase kinase kinase 19 isoform X3, whose amino-acid sequence MGARWNFQVASFCRTGLVGKDLLKKRHAESLLDICHDTNSSPTDMMTVTKNQNIILQSISSSEEFNQDGDCSHSTLVNEVEDPSGGRQDWQPRTEGVEITVTFPRDASPPQEMSQEDLKEKNQITSSHQEWAQAHAVLHPNETERVELRTKTLTMRPLVLQKEERSREFCNVNLGFLLPRSCSEPNISKSVTREDAPHFLKEQQRKSEEFSTSHMKYSGRSIEFLLPPLSLLPTRSGVLTIPQNHKFPKEKERNIPSLTSFVPKLSVSFRQSDELSPSNKPPGALVKLLMDPTLRSSDGFIWSRNMCSFPKTNRHRQCLEMEENWKSKEIEECNKIEITHFEKGQSLVSFENLKEGNIPADREEDIDRHGSKTRKPEEENSQYLSSRKNESSVAKNYEQDPEIVCTIPSKFQETQHSEITPSQDEEMRNNKAASKRASLHKNEAMEPNNILEEYTVLKCLSSVVFDDPIDKLSEGHSSMETNIKISIAERAKPEMNGMVPLIHITFPVDGSPKEPAIAKPSLQKRKGTIHNNHSVNIPVHQENDKHKMNSHRSKLDSKTKTSKKTPQNFMISTEGPIKPTMLKTSRKTQIFPALGLVDPRPWQLPRFQKKMPQIAKKQSTHQTQKPKKQSFPCICKNPGIQKSCVPLSVQPTEPRLNYLDLKYSDMFNEINSTANGPGIYEMFGTPVYCHMRETERDENKYYHEICSAPSGRCITNKCRSSRSERKSNIRTRLSQKKTHMKPPKTSFGIKQEHKVLISKEKSSKAIHSNLHDIENGDGISEPDWQIKSSGNEFLSSKDEIHPMNLAQTLEQSMKQNEFPPVSDLSIVEEVSMEESAGDRDISNNEILTTSLRDLQELEELHHQIPFIPSENSWAVPSEKNSNKYVQQEKQNIASLSKVNASRILTNDLEFDSVSDQSKTLTNFSFQEKQESASSQTYQYWVHYLDHDSLANKSITYQMFRKTLSGTNSISQGILDSVNNEELTDELLGCLAAELLALDEKDNNSCQKMANETDPENLNLVLSRRGSTPKEMGRETTKVKIQRHSSGLRIYDREEKFLISNEKKIFSENSLKSEEPILWTKGEILGKGAYGTVIQWERNIFLQQQNMLLEVWRIIARWQKQKMFLTFCELHKRS is encoded by the exons GAGTTCAACCAAGATGGTGACTGCAGTCATTCCACACTGGTTAATGAAGTAGAAGATCCCAGTGGTGGTAGACAGGACTGGCAACCCAGGACAGAAG GTGTTGAGATCACTGTGACTTTTCCAAGAGATGCCAGTCCTCCCCAAGAAATGAGCCAAGAAgacttaaaagaaaagaa TCAGATAACCTCATCACATCAAGAATGGGCACAAGCACATGCAGTTTTGCATccaaatgaaacagaaagagtGGAGCTCAGGACAAAGACGCTGACCATGCGGCCCTTAGTTTTGCAAAAAGAGGAACGTTCCAGGGAGTTCTGCAATGTGAACTTGGGCTTTTTGCTGCCAAGATCTTGTTCAGAACCAAACATTTCCAAGTCTGTAACCAGAGAAGATGCTCCTCATTTTCTGAAGGAGCAGCAAAGAAAATCTGAAG aGTTTTCGACCTCTCATATGAAGTACAGTGGCCGAAGCATCGAG ttcCTTCTGCCACCACTGTCACTCTTGCCCACGCGATCTGGTGTCCTTACTATCCCCCAAAATCACAAgtttccaaaggaaaaagaaagaaacattccaAGCCTCACATCTTTTGTGCCTAAGCTCTCAGTCTCTTTTCGTCAATCTGATGAGCTTAGCCCATCAAACAAGCCTCCGGGAGCCCTAGTTAAGTTGTTGATGGATCCGACTCTCAGGTCTTCTGATGGCTTCATTTGGTCAAGAAACATGTGCTCTTTTCCTAAGACTAACCGTCACAGACAATGCCTGGAGATGGAGGAGAACTGGAAATCCAAGGAAATAGAAGAATGTAACAAAATTGAAATCACTCACTTTGAAAAAGGGCAGTCTTTGGTGTCTTTTGAGAATTTGAAGGAAGGCAATATTCCTGCAGATAGGGAAGAGGATATTGACCGCCATGGCAGTAAAACACGAAAACCTGAAGAAGAGAACTCTCAATATCTTTCATCGAGAAAGAATGAGAGTTCAGTAGCCAAAAACTATGAACAAGATCCAGAAATAGTATGTACCATTCCAAGCAAGTTCCAAGAAACCCAGCATTCAGAAATAACTCCAAGCCAGGATGAAGAGATGAGAAATAATAAAGCTGCTTCAAAAAGAGCTTCATTACATAAAAATGAAGCAATGGAACCAAACAATATTTTAGAAGAGTATACTGTACTTAAATGCTTGTCCAGTGTAGTCTTTGATGACCCCATTGATAAACTCTCAGAAGGTCATAGCAGCATGgagacaaacataaaaatatcaatagcAGAAAGAGCCAAACCAGAAATGAATGGGATGGTGCCTCTTATCCACATCACCTTCCCCGTGGATGGAAGCCCCAAGGAACCAGCGATAGCCAAACCAAGCCTCCAAAAAAGAAAGGGAACCATTCATAACAACCATAGTGTCAACATACCTGTACACCAAGAAAATGACAAGCATAAGATGAATTCCCATAGGAGCAAGTTGGATTCAAAGACCAAGACAAGTAAGAAGACACCTCAGAATTTCATGATTTCTACTGAAGGTCCCATTAAGCCTACCATGCTTAAAACCAGCAGAAAGACACAAATTTTCCCGGCTTTGGGACTTGTTGACCCCAGGCCTTGGCAATTGCCCAGGTTTCAAAAGAAAATGCCACAGATAGCAAAGAAGCAATCAACTCACCAGACCCAGAAACCTAAAAAGCAATCATTTCCTTGCATCTGTAAAAATCCAGGAATACAAAAGTCATGTGTTCCTCTCTCTGTTCAACCGACAGAGCCAAGACTAAATTACCTAGATCTTAAGTATAGTGATATGTTCAATGAAATCAATTCAACTGCTAATGGACCTGGAATCTATGAAATGTTTGGGACCCCTGTTTATTGTCATATGCGAGAGACTGAAAGGGATGAAAACAAATATTACCATGAGATATGTTCGGCTCCATCAGGCAGATGTATCACCAATAAATGTCGATCTTCACGCAGTGAGAGGAAGAGCAATATTAGAACAAgactttctcagaaaaaaacacatatgaAACCCCCAAAGACTTCATTTGGCATTAAACAAGAGCACAAAGTCttgatttctaaagaaaagagttCCAAGGCTATACATAGCAACCTACATGACATTGAAAATGGTGATGGTATTTCAGAACCAGACTGGCAGATAAAGTCTTCAGGAAATGAGTTTCTATCTTCCAAAGATGAAATTCATCCCATGAACTTGGCTCAGACACTTGAGCAGTCCATGAAACAGAATGAATTCCCTCCTGTCTCAGATTTATCCATTGTTGAAGAAGTTTCTATGGAAGAGTCTGCTGGTGATAGAGACATTTCTAACAATGAAATACTCACCACAAGCCTCAGAGATCTGCAAGAACTTGAAGAGCTACATCACCAGATCCCATTTATCCCTTCAGAAAACAGCTGGGCAGTGCCCAGTGAGAAGAATTCTAACAAGTATGTACAGCAAGAAAAGCAGAATATAGCATCTCTTAGTAAAGTAAATGCCAGCCGAATTTTAACTAATGATCTAGAGTTTGATAGTGTTTCAGATCAGTCTAAAACACTTACAAATTTCTCTTtccaagaaaaacaagaaagtgcATCTTCCCAGACATATCAATATTGGGTACATTATTTGGATCATGATAGTTTAGCAAATAAGTCAATCACATATCAAATGTTTAGAAAAACCTTAAGTGGCACAAATTCAATTTCCCAAGGAATTCTGGACTCTGTAAATAATGAAGAATTGACAGATGAACTATTAGGTTGTCTAGCTGCAGAATTATTAGCTCTTGATGAGAAAGATAACAACTCTTGCCAAAAAATGGCAAATGAAACAGATCCTGAAAACCTAAATCTTGTCCTCAGTCGGAGAGGAAGTACCCCAAAAGAAATGGGCAGAGAgacaacaaaagtcaaaatacag AGGCATAGTAGTGGGCTCAGGATATATGACAGGGAGGAGAAATTTCTCATCTCAAATGAAAAGaagatattttctgaaaatagttTAAAGTCTGAAGAACCTATCCTATGGACCAAGGGTGAGATTCTTGGAAAGGGAGCCTACGGCACAGTAA tccaatgggaaagaaatatcttccttcAACAGCAGAATATGTTACTGGAAGTTTGGAGAATCATTGCTAGATGGCAAAAACAAAAGATGTTCCTTACATTTTGTGAACTGCATAAGAGATCTTAG
- the MAP3K19 gene encoding mitogen-activated protein kinase kinase kinase 19 isoform X1, which translates to MSSMPKPERHAESLLDICHDTNSSPTDMMTVTKNQNIILQSISSSEEFNQDGDCSHSTLVNEVEDPSGGRQDWQPRTEGVEITVTFPRDASPPQEMSQEDLKEKNQITSSHQEWAQAHAVLHPNETERVELRTKTLTMRPLVLQKEERSREFCNVNLGFLLPRSCSEPNISKSVTREDAPHFLKEQQRKSEEFSTSHMKYSGRSIEFLLPPLSLLPTRSGVLTIPQNHKFPKEKERNIPSLTSFVPKLSVSFRQSDELSPSNKPPGALVKLLMDPTLRSSDGFIWSRNMCSFPKTNRHRQCLEMEENWKSKEIEECNKIEITHFEKGQSLVSFENLKEGNIPADREEDIDRHGSKTRKPEEENSQYLSSRKNESSVAKNYEQDPEIVCTIPSKFQETQHSEITPSQDEEMRNNKAASKRASLHKNEAMEPNNILEEYTVLKCLSSVVFDDPIDKLSEGHSSMETNIKISIAERAKPEMNGMVPLIHITFPVDGSPKEPAIAKPSLQKRKGTIHNNHSVNIPVHQENDKHKMNSHRSKLDSKTKTSKKTPQNFMISTEGPIKPTMLKTSRKTQIFPALGLVDPRPWQLPRFQKKMPQIAKKQSTHQTQKPKKQSFPCICKNPGIQKSCVPLSVQPTEPRLNYLDLKYSDMFNEINSTANGPGIYEMFGTPVYCHMRETERDENKYYHEICSAPSGRCITNKCRSSRSERKSNIRTRLSQKKTHMKPPKTSFGIKQEHKVLISKEKSSKAIHSNLHDIENGDGISEPDWQIKSSGNEFLSSKDEIHPMNLAQTLEQSMKQNEFPPVSDLSIVEEVSMEESAGDRDISNNEILTTSLRDLQELEELHHQIPFIPSENSWAVPSEKNSNKYVQQEKQNIASLSKVNASRILTNDLEFDSVSDQSKTLTNFSFQEKQESASSQTYQYWVHYLDHDSLANKSITYQMFRKTLSGTNSISQGILDSVNNEELTDELLGCLAAELLALDEKDNNSCQKMANETDPENLNLVLSRRGSTPKEMGRETTKVKIQRHSSGLRIYDREEKFLISNEKKIFSENSLKSEEPILWTKGEILGKGAYGTVYCGLTSQGQLIAVKQVALDTSDKLATEKEYRKLQEEVDLLKALKHVNIVAYLGTCLQENTVSIFMEFVPGGSISSIINRFGPLPEIVFCKYTKQILQGVAFLHENCVVHRDIKGNNVMLMPTGIIKLIDFGCAKRLAWAGLNGTHSDMLKSMHGTPYWMAPEVINESGYGRKSDIWSIGCTVFEMATGKTPLASMDRMAAMFYIGAHRGLMPPLPDHFSENAADFVRMCLTRDQHERPSALQLLKHSFLERSH; encoded by the exons GAGTTCAACCAAGATGGTGACTGCAGTCATTCCACACTGGTTAATGAAGTAGAAGATCCCAGTGGTGGTAGACAGGACTGGCAACCCAGGACAGAAG GTGTTGAGATCACTGTGACTTTTCCAAGAGATGCCAGTCCTCCCCAAGAAATGAGCCAAGAAgacttaaaagaaaagaa TCAGATAACCTCATCACATCAAGAATGGGCACAAGCACATGCAGTTTTGCATccaaatgaaacagaaagagtGGAGCTCAGGACAAAGACGCTGACCATGCGGCCCTTAGTTTTGCAAAAAGAGGAACGTTCCAGGGAGTTCTGCAATGTGAACTTGGGCTTTTTGCTGCCAAGATCTTGTTCAGAACCAAACATTTCCAAGTCTGTAACCAGAGAAGATGCTCCTCATTTTCTGAAGGAGCAGCAAAGAAAATCTGAAG aGTTTTCGACCTCTCATATGAAGTACAGTGGCCGAAGCATCGAG ttcCTTCTGCCACCACTGTCACTCTTGCCCACGCGATCTGGTGTCCTTACTATCCCCCAAAATCACAAgtttccaaaggaaaaagaaagaaacattccaAGCCTCACATCTTTTGTGCCTAAGCTCTCAGTCTCTTTTCGTCAATCTGATGAGCTTAGCCCATCAAACAAGCCTCCGGGAGCCCTAGTTAAGTTGTTGATGGATCCGACTCTCAGGTCTTCTGATGGCTTCATTTGGTCAAGAAACATGTGCTCTTTTCCTAAGACTAACCGTCACAGACAATGCCTGGAGATGGAGGAGAACTGGAAATCCAAGGAAATAGAAGAATGTAACAAAATTGAAATCACTCACTTTGAAAAAGGGCAGTCTTTGGTGTCTTTTGAGAATTTGAAGGAAGGCAATATTCCTGCAGATAGGGAAGAGGATATTGACCGCCATGGCAGTAAAACACGAAAACCTGAAGAAGAGAACTCTCAATATCTTTCATCGAGAAAGAATGAGAGTTCAGTAGCCAAAAACTATGAACAAGATCCAGAAATAGTATGTACCATTCCAAGCAAGTTCCAAGAAACCCAGCATTCAGAAATAACTCCAAGCCAGGATGAAGAGATGAGAAATAATAAAGCTGCTTCAAAAAGAGCTTCATTACATAAAAATGAAGCAATGGAACCAAACAATATTTTAGAAGAGTATACTGTACTTAAATGCTTGTCCAGTGTAGTCTTTGATGACCCCATTGATAAACTCTCAGAAGGTCATAGCAGCATGgagacaaacataaaaatatcaatagcAGAAAGAGCCAAACCAGAAATGAATGGGATGGTGCCTCTTATCCACATCACCTTCCCCGTGGATGGAAGCCCCAAGGAACCAGCGATAGCCAAACCAAGCCTCCAAAAAAGAAAGGGAACCATTCATAACAACCATAGTGTCAACATACCTGTACACCAAGAAAATGACAAGCATAAGATGAATTCCCATAGGAGCAAGTTGGATTCAAAGACCAAGACAAGTAAGAAGACACCTCAGAATTTCATGATTTCTACTGAAGGTCCCATTAAGCCTACCATGCTTAAAACCAGCAGAAAGACACAAATTTTCCCGGCTTTGGGACTTGTTGACCCCAGGCCTTGGCAATTGCCCAGGTTTCAAAAGAAAATGCCACAGATAGCAAAGAAGCAATCAACTCACCAGACCCAGAAACCTAAAAAGCAATCATTTCCTTGCATCTGTAAAAATCCAGGAATACAAAAGTCATGTGTTCCTCTCTCTGTTCAACCGACAGAGCCAAGACTAAATTACCTAGATCTTAAGTATAGTGATATGTTCAATGAAATCAATTCAACTGCTAATGGACCTGGAATCTATGAAATGTTTGGGACCCCTGTTTATTGTCATATGCGAGAGACTGAAAGGGATGAAAACAAATATTACCATGAGATATGTTCGGCTCCATCAGGCAGATGTATCACCAATAAATGTCGATCTTCACGCAGTGAGAGGAAGAGCAATATTAGAACAAgactttctcagaaaaaaacacatatgaAACCCCCAAAGACTTCATTTGGCATTAAACAAGAGCACAAAGTCttgatttctaaagaaaagagttCCAAGGCTATACATAGCAACCTACATGACATTGAAAATGGTGATGGTATTTCAGAACCAGACTGGCAGATAAAGTCTTCAGGAAATGAGTTTCTATCTTCCAAAGATGAAATTCATCCCATGAACTTGGCTCAGACACTTGAGCAGTCCATGAAACAGAATGAATTCCCTCCTGTCTCAGATTTATCCATTGTTGAAGAAGTTTCTATGGAAGAGTCTGCTGGTGATAGAGACATTTCTAACAATGAAATACTCACCACAAGCCTCAGAGATCTGCAAGAACTTGAAGAGCTACATCACCAGATCCCATTTATCCCTTCAGAAAACAGCTGGGCAGTGCCCAGTGAGAAGAATTCTAACAAGTATGTACAGCAAGAAAAGCAGAATATAGCATCTCTTAGTAAAGTAAATGCCAGCCGAATTTTAACTAATGATCTAGAGTTTGATAGTGTTTCAGATCAGTCTAAAACACTTACAAATTTCTCTTtccaagaaaaacaagaaagtgcATCTTCCCAGACATATCAATATTGGGTACATTATTTGGATCATGATAGTTTAGCAAATAAGTCAATCACATATCAAATGTTTAGAAAAACCTTAAGTGGCACAAATTCAATTTCCCAAGGAATTCTGGACTCTGTAAATAATGAAGAATTGACAGATGAACTATTAGGTTGTCTAGCTGCAGAATTATTAGCTCTTGATGAGAAAGATAACAACTCTTGCCAAAAAATGGCAAATGAAACAGATCCTGAAAACCTAAATCTTGTCCTCAGTCGGAGAGGAAGTACCCCAAAAGAAATGGGCAGAGAgacaacaaaagtcaaaatacag AGGCATAGTAGTGGGCTCAGGATATATGACAGGGAGGAGAAATTTCTCATCTCAAATGAAAAGaagatattttctgaaaatagttTAAAGTCTGAAGAACCTATCCTATGGACCAAGGGTGAGATTCTTGGAAAGGGAGCCTACGGCACA GTATACTGTGGTCTCACTAGCCAAGGGCAGCTAATAGCTGTAAAACAGGTGGCTTTGGATACCTCTGATAAATTAGCTACTGAAAAGGAATACCGGAAACTACAGGAAGAAGTAGATTTGCTCAAAGCACTGAAACATGTCAACATTGTGGCCTATTTGGGGACATGCTTGCAAGAGAACACTGTAAGCATTTTCATGGAGTTTGTTCCTGGTGGCTCAATCTCTAGTATTATAAACCGTTTTGGGCCATTGCCTGAGATAGTGTTCTGTAAATATACGAAACAAATTCTGCAAGGTGTTGCTTTCCTTCATGAGAACTGTGTGGTACATCGCGATATCAAAGGAAATAATGTTATGCTCATGCCAACTGGAATAATAAAGCTGATTGACTTTGGCTGTGCCAAGCGTTTGGCCTGGGCAGGTTTAAATGGCACCCACAGTGACATGCTTAAGTCCATGCATGGGACTCCATATTGGATGGCCCCAGAAGTCATCAATGAGTCTGGCTATGGACGGAAATCAGATATCTGGAGCATTGGTTGTACTGTGTTTGAGATGGCTACAGGGAAGACTCCACTGGCTTCCATGGACAGGATGGCCGCCATGTTTTACATCGGAGCACACCGAGGGCTGATGCCTCCTTTACCAGACCACTTCTCAGAAAATGCAGCAGACTTTGTGCGCATGTGCCTGACCAG